A portion of the Mytilus galloprovincialis chromosome 12, xbMytGall1.hap1.1, whole genome shotgun sequence genome contains these proteins:
- the LOC143053990 gene encoding uncharacterized protein LOC143053990, whose protein sequence is MDLSRTSDSQGFIKNSPLTLNYPRTSEGHIASSPYTHSKEAAKEILNSQGLLNSMALNFSTKVEGQHSSFPYGLSGVAMPNYAYTGDLYQFTSNGYPRKSRTCSYCSKVFTRSTTRRYHEKRCPRLRAAVCGIVQDDDKKSKFPQLPSPHGRNSIESATSGYDKLSGNSLKPHSASTSKLSSTKFKGDDSSLENTASVIMKKETQEHLASLYADKSREIMSDSHPMSDLHAALAAYKQSNFRNISLSPFHLGAALDFNKSPSRTSSGHRDDQESISNDEGANANGSDGENFEKLRHSIENDDLKFDEMSKRVKRESPSSDGRMMPSFNEIGKSEQNNNGENLDQSGNASIKCGVCGKMFASQWQLHVHEQIHTKFKPYACRFCGERFSKAALRIQHERLHEANTNDQEVLVNAEHTCVICGSSFKKDNLRLHMLKYHKDGPWLCRECGKAAVSHQDLYDHLKSHDLSSTEAESLQYLLDMANGTLTAEVNGVNDEMEDEELEGENESDSNENLTSPEQESPAEMAMNIDGEVDPNEEKEMCTICGRDIPKSHMGYHLKSHEGQKPYECPICKKRFGYKNNMKSHIKLHDGIKPYQCNICGAKFTRGSTLRRHARRHGISAESVWDLFVKNDSQQSNHVSRENHKTELMNLSGSSMAEIPNSKFTDTSPYSNFNNLFSHPTSVAMSNALFMNYHNQAMAGASLPSLYSSLHTTSEIPPPSAGFDTSSQSPQKDALNLSVHKQDAGTDNEIPSPTSISRSRSRSFSGSESIKNDFMGTSLKVDCSDVGIQVKSCCKMGMDIPLMMGACSPSDNASIQSGDSAANLAALENSPDNIASLLAAGKLFKCEHCECYFSEYAMYRIHSKIHPGGKLSPFSCPICSEDCHDKVYFSLHVSEHLR, encoded by the coding sequence TACGGGTGATTTATATCAATTTACTTCTAACGGGTACCCAAGGAAATCGAGAACATGCAGTTACTGCAGTAAAGTGTTTACTCGATCAACAACGAGACGTTATCACGAGAAACGTTGTCCACGACTACGTGCAGCGGTGTGTGGAATCGTTCAAGATgatgacaaaaaatcaaaatttcctCAACTTCCATCACCGCATGGAAGGAACAGTATAGAATCAGCTACCTCAGGATATGATAAATTATCAGGGAATTCATTAAAACCTCATTCGGCATCTACCTCAAAGTTGTCCTCTACCAAATTCAAGGGAGATGACTCCTCATTAGAAAATACAGCTAGTGTAATCATGAAAAAAGAAACTCAGGAACATTTAGCATCTCTGTATGCAGACAAATCACGAGAAATCATGTCTGACTCTCATCCCATGTCTGATCTCCACGCAGCTTTGGCTGCCTATAAACAAAGCAATTTCAGAAATATTTCACTCTCTCCATTCCATTTAGGGGCTGCTTTGGACTTTAACAAGTCTCCATCACGTACATCTAGTGGTCACCGTGACGATCAGGAATCGATATCAAATGATGAAGGGGCCAACGCAAATGGATCTGATggggaaaattttgaaaaactgagACACAGTATTGAAAACgatgatttaaaatttgatgaaatgaGTAAGCGAGTTAAAAGAGAATCACCAAGCAGTGATGGAAGAATGATGCCTAGCTTTAATGAGATTGGCAAATCTGAGCAGAATAATAATGGGGAAAACTTAGATCAGTCAGGAAATGCCTCCATCAAATGTGGTGTTTGTGGAAAAATGTTTGCCTCCCAATGGCAACTGCATGTTCATGAACAAATACACACTAAATTTAAACCATATGCTTGTCGATTCTGTGGAGAAAGATTTTCGAAGGCAGCACTCCGTATTCAGCATGAGAGGTTACACGAGGCCAATACAAATGACCAGGAGGTATTGGTAAATGCAGAACATACCTGCGTTATATGTGGATCCTCATTTAAGAAAGATAATCTACGTCTACACATGCTGAAATATCATAAAGATGGGCCGTGGTTGTGTAGGGAGTGTGGAAAGGCAGCTGTTTCGCATCAAGATCTGTACGATCATTTGAAAAGTCATGACCTCTCATCAACAGAGGCAGAGTCTCTTCAGTATTTACTAGATATGGCTAACGGAACGTTGACAGCGGAGGTCAATGGGGTCAATGACGAAATGGAAGATGAGGAACTAGAGGGAGAAAACGAATCTGATTCCAATGAAAATTTAACATCTCCTGAGCAAGAATCACCAGCTGAAATGGCAATGAATATAGATGGAGAGGTTGATCCTAATGAGGAGAAAGAAATGTGCACCATCTGCGGAAGAGATATACCCAAAAGTCACATGGGATATCACTTGAAATCACACGAAGGTCAGAAACCATATGAATGTCCAATTTGTAAGAAACGATTTGGGTACAAAAACAACATGAAGTCTCATATCAAACTCCATGATGGGATTAAGCCATATCAATGTAATATATGTGGAGCCAAGTTTACTAGAGGATCAACCCTTAGACGACATGCCAGGCGTCATGGTATATCGGCAGAGAGTGTATGGGATCTGTTTGTTAAAAATGATTCTCAACAATCAAACCATGTCAGTAGAGAAAATCATAAAACAGAACTGATGAACCTCTCTGGATCATCAATGGCAGAAATTCCAAATTCAAAGTTTACTGACACCTCACCTTACAGTAACTTTAACAATTTGTTTTCTCATCCTACCTCAGTTGCAATGTCCAATGCTTTATTTATGAATTACCACAATCAGGCCATGGCTGGCGCTTCGCTGCCGTCACTCTACTCCTCCCTTCATACTACCTCAGAAATTCCACCGCCTTCAGCGGGGTTTGACACCTCTAGTCAGTCACCACAGAAGGATGCGCTCAATTTATCAGTTCATAAACAAGATGCGGGTACAGACAATGAAATCCCTTCACCTACCTCAATTAGCCgatcaaggtcaaggtcatttagTGGATCGGAGAGTATCAAGAATGACTTTATGGGTACCAGTTTAAAAGTGGACTGTTCAGATGTTGGCATACAAGTTAAAAGCTGCTGTAAAATGGGAATGGATATTCCCTTGATGATGGGAGCATGTAGTCCCAGCGATAATGCCAGTATTCAGTCAGGAGATAGTGCTGCCAATCTAGCAGCATTAGAGAATTCACCAGATAATATTGCTTCATTACTTGCTGCAGGTAAACTTTTCAAGTGTGAACATTGCGAATGCTACTTCTCAGAATATGCGATGTACAGAATTCACTCGAAGATTCATCCAGGAGGCAAATTGTCGCCATTTTCCTGTCCGATATGTAGTGAAGATTGTCATGATAAGGTGTATTTTTCCTTACATGTATCTGAACATTTACGATGA